A window of Canis lupus baileyi chromosome 3, mCanLup2.hap1, whole genome shotgun sequence genomic DNA:
GGAAAGTTTCTCTGGATTGTTTGATATGGTGGATAAGGCTGAaaaatttgtcaaaatccatTATGCATTTAAAATGGGTTCATTTGATAGATAAGTTTACCTCAATCACAttgattttaaaactgaaatgctAAAAGTATAAACTAGTACAGTTTGTATAGCCATAACTTATAAGCAAAAGTTGAAGCTGAATATAATGTTTCATTTCTTACTGAGGAGAAGAAATCTGAGGGAAAAAATATAGTTTAGTGAAATCAGAAGTTGCTAAACTACTTTTCAGGTGCTTAGGGGTATGAGGCCATCACAGACCTGTGACAACAGAAATCTTAGAGCCATGGATATCACACATACATCTAGAAAGACCCTCAAACCCAGATTTCTACATTTCATTAGATGTAATCTCAAAGGAAGCCTTTGAGggcttccttatgattttctattATAGCAGCTCAGCTGTAGAAACAGGCATGGGCAGTGTGCTCTGTTTTGTTCTCCTGATTAGACTGAGTAaccatcactttaaaaaaaaaaaaaagacacaagagtACTGATGTGATAAGTAGGAGGTAAATGCTAGGAATATCAAACTCTTGTGAAtcattttcaaaacttattttgtGGTAATATATCAATAGGCATTAACTatacaaactaaaatatttttattctgtaattgATTTCCtagatttcttcatttatttaatgagctagaaaaatcatacatttttgtttagtatcagaatatttaaattttctaaaatttgtgaAAAATCTTAAGGGAcagtaatttccttctttttgagtCCATTTCACTTTTGACAAGACTTACAATCTAAAATCCTCTTgcgggaatccctggatggctcagcggtttggtgcctgcctttagccccggggcacgatcctggagtcccagaatcgaatcccacgttgggctcctggcatggagcctgcttctccctctgcctgtgtctctgcctctctctctctctctctctctctctctctctatgtctatcatgaataaataaataaaatattttaaataaataaataaataaataaataaaatcctcttgaatatatttatttatatgtgctACACATCAATGCATTCTAGGTATATGtgagaaattagaaatatttttaaacatataccaCACTTTGAAATGATcatgaaattttattaaagaCTTATAAGTTCCATGAAATTTCATTGAAATAGTGATGAGAATGTCTATGAAATTCATAgaaattatttctgttctaaaTCTAAAAAGAGGACTCATTAAAATCAATAATTGTCAATTCTACATCCACATTAGAATTTCCTGgggaactttaaaataaaagtcaatacGTGGACCCCATCCAAATATTAAATCATCAGGACCCAGGTATAGTTATTTCTACAAAACTCTTCCTGTGAACCCTACCGTGTAGGCCACAAGATCACCTGCTATCTGAAGATGAAGCCCTACCAACAGGATACTCACATTAGGGGCACAGAGCTTTCAGGAGCCTCATTCAAGTCCAGTGAAACTTTCAGGGGAAAAATACCCTTTGTAAATAactatttttcagaatttcataTACTGTTATAAAACCTTCGGGAAACTCAATAGGCCAAATGGAATATCAATagcaaaatttttttctaagctaTCCCCGTGGCTAGAATAATTAGGTAGTTGCTTTAGGTGTAGAAATTAAAGCAAACACACTTTAGTATAAGTCTTTGTTGGCTCCCTCTTTTTCACTGTAAGGACGACTCCAAGgataaagattaaatatttatgcTATTTATAGCCGTATTACTCTATTTTCTATGCCAAGGACAATAGGGCTCAGTAGTGTGTTGAATCATTAATTTTGGTGTTTAAAAAGTTCCAAGCTATAtaacaatgttctttttttttctttcagaaattttgtgATGAAGTTAATCAAATAACAAATTCTGAAACTCTCTCAAGTATAGACAGTCTTGAGGCTGGGGAACgtgaagaaatatatttaacacttAACAAGGAGCCTTCCACATCAAACCAGAAGAATTCTATTTCTCTCAAATCAGTAAATCTGCAATCAACTAATCTAAGCTGCTTTGATGAAGATAAACTGTCATTCTCTAAAACTCAGCATATAAATAATTGGCTCATAAATGTAAATGATCCAAATACTCAGATTGTGACACATCTCTCAGATATTTTAAGTAAACCTAATGTTCTACCTTCTTGTGAATATTTTAATGGTAAAGAGCAAAATCCACCTGTGGAAAGAGTCACAAGTAGTGCTAATAATTCAGTAGCCTTCATGAGTAGTCCACCTATAGTTGTACAAGATGGAAAAAGCAAAGAGGTCTCTGAAAGTAACCTAATGAGAACTGACTCCTCTTCTGGAACATTCAAAAGGGAGAGACCATTTGTTACTGAGAGCCCAGCATTTAAATTCAGCAGAGTCTGGACCACTCCAGATTCTCCAACACGGGAAATAGCTACGTTTTCAGACCAAGGGAACAATTCTGAATCAAGACAAGAAAGTAGAACTACTTCATTTGTACCTATGGCAACACGTATGGTTCTGCCATATAATACACAGTCAGCTAGGCCCTTACAAAAGAGCAATCTACATATAAAAGAAATGGACCCAATGCAGTGTTCTGATAAGTTAAGAGAATTGACAGATATTAAAgatgagaatttaaaatattttaattgtagtaAGGAAGAGTTGCCTTTGTTTTCAGATGATTTTCAAGCTGCCTATATACCTCACAACTCTGGTTCAAAtgataaaaaacacaaaattgccCAAACATCAACATTAGTGTCTAATGTAATTTCTAACTGTGACTTAGTCAGTCagtacaagaaaatgaaatacagcaTTCATGAGAAAAATGGTGTGAGgtttcttaaaagtattttaaaaaaagaatctaaatatGAACATAATTGTTTGAAGGCACTAGTCATAAACCAAAGCCTTAAGTTAGGAAATCACAAAGCAGCAGCTATCAGAGACAGTATtgaattaacaaaagaaaaaggtacAGAAATTCCAAAGACTATTAAAAAACTGAGGTGGTTTGATGAAACtggagatacagaaaaaaatgctgCAGATAGTACTTTGCTGAAGAACAGAATAGAACTGTCCCAACAGTGGTCTCAGCCTTTCCACAGTCCGACTAAAAGTGGAGCTGCCAGCCACATAATTAGAATTCCTGCCTGTGCTGTAAATTGTGCTGATGGGAAGAAGCCCAAGGAGGATTATTCTGCTTCTGAAAGTGTCGCTGCCTTAGGAGAACCTGGAACAGACCATGTACCTCGGAACTGTGTTATGCCTTCGGGTTATAACATGGCTAAACAAGCCTGGCCACCCTCAACACAAGAAGAGAGTCAACCCCCTTTACATAGGGGTAGTTCTAAAGCTCTGAAAGCCAACCCACAGAGGGGTGGTGCCAAAGTCCTTAGAAGAGCGAGGTCTGCTCAAGTGCAGTCTGCCTTCGTGTGTGCAGACAGAAGAGACACTGGCCTTCGGCCCCAGTCCGCAAGCAGAACCAGCACACACCTGCAAGCTCAGGGGAGACTGATTGTGCCTCATCCTCCGCCCAAGTCTCCGTCAGATAGTAGGAGCAGTAAAAATACACAAGTGTCTCCAAGTCGGCCAGTAACACTTGAAGACTCTCAGAACATGATGACACATAACTATTTTCATTCAAAACATGTGCTTCCAACAGAACACAGGTTCCATCAGTGGAATGCAGACAGCAGCTTTCCACCTGCAGGTGTGTGTTCTGACTCTGTGCCTGTGATGCCTTCTCCACCGTATTGTTCTTCTGAGAGCAGAACTGTAGCACAAATGGATGGTCCCAATGGCACTCCTGTGCTGGCCCCACACGATGGGATGTTACTCGGCACCCATAGGTGCCCTGTTTACCAAGAAGGCTATCCCACAGGGACACTTAGGACTGCTCCAGAAGAATCGGTCCCCTTGTGGAAAAGATGGAACAATATTCTGGGTCAAAACAAAAAGGCTGCTGGTAAGAATAAATTTACGTACTTGTATAGATAAACTGTACCATGTTTTAATTCCTgtgaaatttttcttcttcaaatagaGCAGCATGCACCCTGTAGATACAATATTAAGTAATGACTTAGCTGCACAAAATCTTCTCTCCCCTAACATTCCATCCTTCTCTAGGTAGCTGCAGCTTCCAAGACAACCACCCAACCTTCGCTCAACTAAATTAGAAACTGCCagcctccatttttttctgacttttcttgtTACTgtaagagagagaggacaaagaaTAGTCTGATTCCTAACCCATATCATTCTGTCATGACATTATCCCAATATTCTAGCCAAAATTTCTGTCAAAATAAgcacaatgaaaaatatttttaaattattctagatatgtaaataaatgtagttataatgctttcttttttctctaaaatgtttattaaattggTAGTTATAAGCTAATGATAGGTGTGCCTAACCCTCCCATTCCCTTTCCAAAACAGTGGCAGCCCTACTTTTATAAAACCTACATGTACGTTGGTTTTCATATGGAGAAAAAATGATGGCATTCCATTAAGCATGTTGAAAATTAGCTCCCTATAGTATGCCATTATCCTTAGTGGTAACTCCTCATGGAGCGCTCTTCCTCTGAGGGAATGGACTAGAAGCCCATAAATGTCCCTGCCAGTAGGAATCAATTGCGTATTGAGAAATAGATAcgacttggaaaaaaaatcagtaaagtgattcttttctttcaccaAGGATATGCGTGAATACTATGATGTAAAGAGGAAACTcgtttaaaatttaatattcaaagtcttctttagggcagccctggtggctcagtggtttagcgccaccttcagcccagggcctgatcctggggacccgggatcaagtcccacgtcgggctccttgcatggagcctgcttctccctctgcctgtgtctctgcctctgtctctctcatgaataaataaataaataatcctttttaaaaagtcttctttAATTAGACTGAGATTTTAAGGACAAGGGGCTTTTGTTGTAATTTATCACTGTCTCCCCAGGTCCTGGCACTTAACAACTCACCCACACTTTTCTCAGATTGAATGGATCTAAGTCGTATTAGCAGATGGGAAGCTAAATGCAAAGACTCTAATCTAAAAACTTTCAGTACTTATCTACAAAAATCTagatggtttttcttttcattgtttcttctttttttttttaagattttatttattcatgagagacacagagagagagagagaaaggcagagacacaggcagagggagaagcaggctccatgcactgggagcccgacgtgggattcgatcccgggtctccaggatcgcgccctgggccaaaggcaggcgccaaaccgctgcgccacccagggatcccgcttaaaaaatttttaaaaaataatgctttgctTAGTTTCAGGTCAATTACTTCATTTCATATACCATTCATATACCATTATTAGCTAATATCTCAAGGTACAATATGCATTTAGGATgaggtttatttttataatttgataatttttcaaTTTGTGTCTCTAACTTTGTTATAAATATGATACTGTCACTGTCATTTTGTGGCAAAGAGTTTAtaaggagaataaaaaataaatcaccttTTTCTTATTTACCTGTATTTGTGTTATTAGTTTTATCTTTAATCTGTAGTTTTGCAAGAATATGAGGAGTTCTTGCAgaaaaatacttgttttattataagataattgacatattacattatgtaagtttaaggtgtatactgtgtgatttgatacatttatgtattgCAATATGGTTACTACCGTAGCTAGCCAACACCTCCATTGATCACATAATTGTCATTTATCtgttgtggtgagaacatttaggatctagtctcttagcagcTTTGAAGTATATGATGCAGTATTGTTGAGTATAATCATGATGCAGAGCACAGAACTCCAGAACATACTCATCTTCTACTACAAGTTTGAACTGTGACCAACATCTCAATTCCTGCACCCTGGAACCACTCACTCTTCAACAGTTTCCACTAGTTcagccttttaaatttttgttaagtaGGCACCATGCTCAACATAGGGCTTTAAttcccaaccctgagattaagagctccatactttaccaactgagccagtcaggggcCCCTAGTatagcttttttagattccacacataagtgatatcatacagtgtttgtctttgtgtgacttgcttcactcaacataataccctcaagtcccatccatgttgtcacaaatggcggAACCATCTTTCTTGTGGCAGAATAATATTCTACGGTTTATAGaaaccatgtcttctttattcattcatccattgatggacacttaggtttctATACCTCGGCTACTATTAATAGCAAACAGCAGAAAAGTACGTACATACCTCATAAACTCTGTATTTGGCAGATGACTGAATAATCAATTTAACTTTCCTAAGGAGatagcattgaaaaaaaaaaaaaggaaatagcattGCTGTGAAAACAagttaaatcataaaatattagcaGTAGAAGGAACTTCTACATCATCTTGTCTCGGGATCTGCAAACTGCCTACAGTACAGTAGGTGTACAGTACATTAATTGAACACTTCCATACAACCCTGGGGCTCATCACAGGTgtgctccttcatccccatcacccatctagccatcccccccacccccaccctctggtgaccatcagtgtgttctctgcaGTCAAGggtctatttcttgatttgcctctctctctaagaatGTTTTTAATTAGTCATataaaaaggatagaaaaacaataaaaaaaatccatacaccCATTATAATTCACCTTAAATGATAAAACATTGTGCATACAATGGAAGCACTACAAAAGTGTCTTTTTAGACTTCCATTTTGTGAGAACTCATTCAGATGCTATGAGATGGCCATAAATCTACTTACCAGGCACATATGAAGTTCAATACATTACAGGAGGCCAGAGAGCACTCATGAATGATACCATTGCCAGTCTCACATGTAGTTCCTCTAGGAAAACTCGATTTACTGTATGCAAAGTACAGTCACCTACTTTGCAAACCAACAAGGGTGCCAGCATCAACCATATATGAACATAGTGAAGTTTAATATCTAATTGTTTGACAATAAATACAAATTGGAATTCTAGTATGTTCTTCCTGCAGAGCAGTGATCTGTTCTACCTTTCCTCCTAGTGTTCTAGAGCACATTTGGAGGTCACTGGTCTAAACTATAAACTCCTCAGAAGCAGAGATTTTGTTTAGTTCATTATTGTAACTATTTGGTGCATAGTACATATAACAGAAGCGCATGAAGAGTTTTCTGACTGTATGAATGAAATTTAGGGTTTTCTGTGATGTGTGAAGGTAACTCGTAAGTTTGTacatataatgtattaattttgacattttgttgGCATTAAGATTCTACTGTGGTAAGAAGAAAACGAATTGCTGAAAATAAGCAGAGAAGCCTTTtagaacagaaaagacaaaactctGGATCTGTAGGAAAGAAGTACAATGAGCAAATGAATGTAAGTGTGATATTAGTAACAATGTGTATTCAGTAGTGAAAAATTGCTTGGAAAACAGAATGTTCTCAAACACTGTGCTTTTGCTGTAAAGTGTGGACCACAGCATGAATCCCTACGCTAGGAACTTACTGTACTTATTTGCTATATTCTATCTGCCTATATGATCAATTACTAATGAAGATTTTAAACCAACCTTAACAAATTACCATTCtttcatgtattatttatattcagctCTGGAATACAAACATGTTATTCACAACAATGTTTTTaagtatacattaaaaaagaaaaaagaaagacaagcaaGTTAGAGCCCTGGATAGAGTGAGTGTATCCAGGGCTCTAACttgcttgtctttctttttagaCAAGACTAATCAAGACAAGACTTTTTAGATTAAGACTAATCTAGTTCATGTTCAAATATCCTCTATGCTCTATGATCTAAGCTCCCTGGAAGATATGGCAAGAGGAAGGTAGGATGATGAGGTGCATATTCTCGAGGTCATTGATGTTGGTAGGATGTTGTTTGAAGGGCCGTGTGGGAAGAGAGGTTCCCCTGAGGCCCTTCTGTGGGGTACCTGGAGTTGGGGATGGATAGACTCCTCTTCACAGTCCACATGGCTGTTCAAGATAGTGATGGTTAGTAAAAGTCGAAAGcttaagaaaagtaatttttaaattaatggagGTCATCCGTAAGAGCTAAATGACCTAACTATGACATTTTCTGGTGGTCTAACCTCATCCAagtattgaatttaaaatataaaaca
This region includes:
- the CEP126 gene encoding centrosomal protein of 126 kDa isoform X11, which encodes MKENNRANLATNKDAFQLKLEETQKLLEDQHLSSLQKFCDEVNQITNSETLSSIDSLEAGEREEIYLTLNKEPSTSNQKNSISLKSVNLQSTNLSCFDEDKLSFSKTQHINNWLINVNDPNTQIVTHLSDILSKPNVLPSCEYFNGKEQNPPVERVTSSANNSVAFMSSPPIVVQDGKSKEVSESNLMRTDSSSGTFKRERPFVTESPAFKFSRVWTTPDSPTREIATFSDQGNNSESRQESRTTSFVPMATRMVLPYNTQSARPLQKSNLHIKEMDPMQCSDKLRELTDIKDENLKYFNCSKEELPLFSDDFQAAYIPHNSGSNDKKHKIAQTSTLVSNVISNCDLVSQYKKMKYSIHEKNGVRFLKSILKKESKYEHNCLKALVINQSLKLGNHKAAAIRDSIELTKEKGTEIPKTIKKLRWFDETGDTEKNAADSTLLKNRIELSQQWSQPFHSPTKSGAASHIIRIPACAVNCADGKKPKEDYSASESVAALGEPGTDHVPRNCVMPSGYNMAKQAWPPSTQEESQPPLHRGSSKALKANPQRGGAKVLRRARSAQVQSAFVCADRRDTGLRPQSASRTSTHLQAQGRLIVPHPPPKSPSDSRSSKNTQVSPSRPVTLEDSQNMMTHNYFHSKHVLPTEHRFHQWNADSSFPPAGVCSDSVPVMPSPPYCSSESRTVAQMDGPNGTPVLAPHDGMLLGTHRCPVYQEGYPTGTLRTAPEESVPLWKRWNNILGQNKKAADSTVVRRKRIAENKQRSLLEQKRQNSGSVGKKYNEQMNNFGQSVQPSSSEPKQTIRGTSHGKEVSDSTSQFLMAENLVRASVPEDEILTVMNSKQLQKPNLALNKTQSFNICARSAKEQKILQSLSRLSERLYYVQEAICKNPSIKNTL
- the CEP126 gene encoding centrosomal protein of 126 kDa isoform X1, with the translated sequence MLWNVELPTSCGAGAALLLRQRGHVLCTAWLMVLRRGKSPTSDTSLRPSRIGDTKIHLEKNLEEERQILLQQQKICRNRARKYFVESNRRKKAFEEKRKEQEEREQQIREQILQQRKEKFEEVTEKFQRAHIPLSQRRRAVFQKPVPPLEEALKQIQESYLQPEVNFPPSHRPTINWRAIDNALPSSLSKNGHKHQKHLLSKINCDKEMKENNRANLATNKDAFQLKLEETQKLLEDQHLSSLQKFCDEVNQITNSETLSSIDSLEAGEREEIYLTLNKEPSTSNQKNSISLKSVNLQSTNLSCFDEDKLSFSKTQHINNWLINVNDPNTQIVTHLSDILSKPNVLPSCEYFNGKEQNPPVERVTSSANNSVAFMSSPPIVVQDGKSKEVSESNLMRTDSSSGTFKRERPFVTESPAFKFSRVWTTPDSPTREIATFSDQGNNSESRQESRTTSFVPMATRMVLPYNTQSARPLQKSNLHIKEMDPMQCSDKLRELTDIKDENLKYFNCSKEELPLFSDDFQAAYIPHNSGSNDKKHKIAQTSTLVSNVISNCDLVSQYKKMKYSIHEKNGVRFLKSILKKESKYEHNCLKALVINQSLKLGNHKAAAIRDSIELTKEKGTEIPKTIKKLRWFDETGDTEKNAADSTLLKNRIELSQQWSQPFHSPTKSGAASHIIRIPACAVNCADGKKPKEDYSASESVAALGEPGTDHVPRNCVMPSGYNMAKQAWPPSTQEESQPPLHRGSSKALKANPQRGGAKVLRRARSAQVQSAFVCADRRDTGLRPQSASRTSTHLQAQGRLIVPHPPPKSPSDSRSSKNTQVSPSRPVTLEDSQNMMTHNYFHSKHVLPTEHRFHQWNADSSFPPAGVCSDSVPVMPSPPYCSSESRTVAQMDGPNGTPVLAPHDGMLLGTHRCPVYQEGYPTGTLRTAPEESVPLWKRWNNILGQNKKAADSTVVRRKRIAENKQRSLLEQKRQNSGSVGKKYNEQMNNFGQSVQPSSSEPKQTIRGTSHGKEVSDSTSQFLMAENLVRASVPEDEILTVMNSKQLQKPNLALNKTQSFNICARSAKEQKILQSLSRLSERLYYVQEAICKNPSIKNTL
- the CEP126 gene encoding centrosomal protein of 126 kDa isoform X2 yields the protein MLWNVELPTSCGAGAALLLRQRGHVLCTAWLMVLRRGKSPTSDTSLRPSRIGDTKIHLEKNLEEERQILLQQQKICRNRARKYFVESNRRKKAFEEKRKEQEEREQQIREQILQQRKEKFEEVTEKFQRAHIPLSQRRRAVFQKPVPPLEEALKQIQESYLQPEVNFPPSHRPTINWRAIDNALPSSLSKNGHKHQKHLLSKINCDKEMKENNRANLATNKDAFQLKLEETQKLLEDQHLSSLQKFCDEVNQITNSETLSSIDSLEAGEREEIYLTLNKEPSTSNQKNSISLKSVNLQSTNLSCFDEDKLSFSKTQHINNWLINVNDPNTQIVTHLSDILSKPNVLPSCEYFNGKEQNPPVERVTSSANNSVAFMSSPPIVVQDGKSKEVSESNLMRTDSSSGTFKRERPFVTESPAFKFSRVWTTPDSPTREIATFSDQGNNSESRQESRTTSFVPMATRMVLPYNTQSARPLQKSNLHIKEMDPMQCSDKLRELTDIKDENLKYFNCSKEELPLFSDDFQAAYIPHNSGSNDKKHKIAQTSTLVSNVISNCDLVSQYKKMKYSIHEKNGVRFLKSILKKESKYEHNCLKALVINQSLKLGNHKAAAIRDSIELTKEKGTEIPKTIKKLRWFDETGDTEKNAADSTLLKNRIELSQQWSQPFHSPTKSGAASHIIRIPACAVNCADGKKPKEDYSASESVAALGEPGTDHVPRNCVMPSGYNMAKQAWPPSTQEESQPPLHRGSSKALKANPQRGGAKVLRRARSAQVQSAFVCADRRDTGLRPQSASRTSTHLQAQGRLIVPHPPPKSPSDSRSSKNTQVSPSRPVTLEDSQNMMTHNYFHSKHVLPTEHRFHQWNADSSFPPAGVCSDSVPVMPSPPYCSSESRTVAQMDGPNGTPVLAPHDGMLLGTHRCPVYQEGYPTGTLRTAPEESVPLWKRWNNILGQNKKAADSTVVRRKRIAENKQRSLLEQKRQNSGSVGKKYNEQMNNFGQSVQPSSSEPKQTIRGTSHGKEVSDSTSQFLMAENLVRASVPEDEILTVMNSKQLQKPNLALNKTQSFNICARSAKEQKILQSLSRLSERLY
- the CEP126 gene encoding centrosomal protein of 126 kDa isoform X7, which encodes MLWNVELPTSCGAGAALLLRQRGHVLCTAWLMVLRRGKSPTSDTSLRPSRIGDTKIHLEKNLEEERQILLQQQKICRNRARKYFVESNRRKKAFEEKRKEQEEREQQIREQILQQRKEKFEEVTEKFQRAHIPLSQRRRAVFQKPVPPLEEALKQIQESYLQPEVNFPPSHRPTINWRAIDNALPSSLSKNGHKHQKHLLSKINCDKEMKENNRANLATNKDAFQLKLEETQKLLEDQHLSSLQKFCDEVNQITNSETLSSIDSLEAGEREEIYLTLNKEPSTSNQKNSISLKSVNLQSTNLSCFDEDKLSFSKTQHINNWLINVNDPNTQIVTHLSDILSKPNVLPSCEYFNGKEQNPPVERVTSSANNSVAFMSSPPIVVQDGKSKEVSESNLMRTDSSSGTFKRERPFVTESPAFKFSRVWTTPDSPTREIATFSDQGNNSESRQESRTTSFVPMATRMVLPYNTQSARPLQKSNLHIKEMDPMQCSDKLRELTDIKDENLKYFNCSKEELPLFSDDFQAAYIPHNSGSNDKKHKIAQTSTLVSNVISNCDLVSQYKKMKYSIHEKNGVRFLKSILKKESKYEHNCLKALVINQSLKLGNHKAAAIRDSIELTKEKGTEIPKTIKKLRWFDETGDTEKNAADSTLLKNRIELSQQWSQPFHSPTKSGAASHIIRIPACAVNCADGKKPKEDYSASESVAALGEPGTDHVPRNCVMPSGYNMAKQAWPPSTQEESQPPLHRGSSKALKANPQRGGAKVLRRARSAQVQSAFVCADRRDTGLRPQSASRTSTHLQAQGRLIVPHPPPKSPSDSRSSKNTQVSPSRPVTLEDSQNMMTHNYFHSKHVLPTEHRFHQWNADSSFPPAGVCSDSVPVMPSPPYCSSESRTVAQMDGPNGTPVLAPHDGMLLGTHRCPVYQEGYPTGTLRTAPEESVPLWKRWNNILGQNKKAADSTVVRRKRIAENKQRSLLEQKRQNSGSVGKKYNEQMNFQIVLLSF
- the CEP126 gene encoding centrosomal protein of 126 kDa isoform X4, with translation MLWNVELPTSCGAGAALLLRQRGHVLCTAWLMVLRRGKSPTSDTSLRPSRIGDTKIHLEKNLEEERQILLQQQKICRNRARKYFVESNRRKKAFEEKRKEQEEREQQIREQILQQRKEKFEEVTEKFQRAHIPLSQRRRAVFQKPVPPLEEALKQIQESYLQPEVNFPPSHRPTINWRAIDNALPSSLSKNGHKHQKHLLSKINCDKEMKENNRANLATNKDAFQLKLEETQKLLEDQHLSSLQKFCDEVNQITNSETLSSIDSLEAGEREEIYLTLNKEPSTSNQKNSISLKSVNLQSTNLSCFDEDKLSFSKTQHINNWLINVNDPNTQIVTHLSDILSKPNVLPSCEYFNGKEQNPPVERVTSSANNSVAFMSSPPIVVQDGKSKEVSESNLMRTDSSSGTFKRERPFVTESPAFKFSRVWTTPDSPTREIATFSDQGNNSESRQESRTTSFVPMATRMVLPYNTQSARPLQKSNLHIKEMDPMQCSDKLRELTDIKDENLKYFNCSKEELPLFSDDFQAAYIPHNSGSNDKKHKIAQTSTLVSNVISNCDLVSQYKKMKYSIHEKNGVRFLKSILKKESKYEHNCLKALVINQSLKLGNHKAAAIRDSIELTKEKGTEIPKTIKKLRWFDETGDTEKNAADSTLLKNRIELSQQWSQPFHSPTKSGAASHIIRIPACAVNCADGKKPKEDYSASESVAALGEPGTDHVPRNCVMPSGYNMAKQAWPPSTQEESQPPLHRGSSKALKANPQRGGAKVLRRARSAQVQSAFVCADRRDTGLRPQSASRTSTHLQAQGRLIVPHPPPKSPSDSRSSKNTQVSPSRPVTLEDSQNMMTHNYFHSKHVLPTEHRFHQWNADSSFPPAGVCSDSVPVMPSPPYCSSESRTVAQMDGPNGTPVLAPHDGMLLGTHRCPVYQEGYPTGTLRTAPEESVPLWKRWNNILGQNKKAAVSDSTSQFLMAENLVRASVPEDEILTVMNSKQLQKPNLALNKTQSFNICARSAKEQKILQSLSRLSERLYYVQEAICKNPSIKNTL